GCGCATTCATAGAAATGTTGATAGGCTTTCACGATTAAAAAGTCTGAACCGTTTCAGGCTTTCATTCATCAAGTTAAAACAAGGGGGATAAGGATGAATTTTGACTTAACACAAGAACAGGCAATGATTAAAAAAACGATCAGGGAATTTGCAGAGGAGGAAGTCGCTCCGGGTGCTTTGGACAGGGATCGAACAAAAGAATTTCCTAAAGAAATCTTTAAAAAGCTTTCTGATTTAGGAATGATGGGTCTGCCGTTTCCTGAAGAGTACGGAGGAGCAGGTGCCGATACGGTCAGTTTTGCGATTGTGACGGAAGAATTGAGCAGGGCATGTGCATCTACAGGAATCACATATTCCGCTCACATTTCTTTAGGTGGCGCACCAATCAATTTATTCGGGACCCATGAACAAAAGGAAAAGTACCTTACGCCGATTTGTACAGGAGAATCGTTCGGTGCTTTCGGATTGACAGAACCTAATGCAGGGTCCGATGCGGGAGGGACACAGACCACTGCAGAAGATAAAGGCGATACATGGGTGATCAATGGAAACAAGTGTTATATCACGAATGCAAGCTATGCTGACCATTTAGCTCTGACTGCGATCACAGGAAGAGAAAATGGGAAGAAAGAGATAAGTGCGATCATCGCCCCTACCAAAGCAAAAGGATTCACTGTGATTGATAACTACGAAAAAATGGGGCTGCACTCTTCGAACACAACTGAATTGGTGCTTGAAGATGTCGAAGTGCCGAAAGAAAACCTGCTTGGTAAACGCGGGGAAGGATTCAAGCAATTCCTTGTCACCCTGGACGGAGGGCGTATCGGCATTGGAGCCATGGCTGTAGGTGTCGCCCAGGCTGCGTTCGAGAAAGCTCTTCAATACTCCAAGGAAAGAAAGCAGTTTGGCAAGACACTGTCAGAATTCCAGGTCACTCAGTTCAAGCTTGCAGATATGGCAATGAAGATCGAACTTGCCAGGAACATGGTTCACAAAGCTGCCTGGCTTAAAGATCAAGGCAGACCTTTCTCGAAAGAAGCGTCCATGTGTAAGCTGTATGCTTCTGAAATCAGCATGGAAGTAGCAGATGAAGCCATTCAGATCCATGGAGGATACGGCTACATGAAAGAATACCACGTGGAAAGATACCTGCGTGACGCCAAACTTCTCGAAATCGGCGAAGGAACCTCTGAGGTACAACGTATGGTCATCTCCCGTCTCATCGGGGTAAATAATTAATATTTGATTAGAAGAGCTTTCAGGCTGCGTACCTGCACCTGAAAGCTCTTTGTATTTTTAAGATATTATTAATGGAAACAATTTGTTTCTAACAAAAAAGATAGTTTGATAATCATGTTAAAT
This Bacillus sp. Marseille-Q1617 DNA region includes the following protein-coding sequences:
- a CDS encoding acyl-CoA dehydrogenase family protein, with product MNFDLTQEQAMIKKTIREFAEEEVAPGALDRDRTKEFPKEIFKKLSDLGMMGLPFPEEYGGAGADTVSFAIVTEELSRACASTGITYSAHISLGGAPINLFGTHEQKEKYLTPICTGESFGAFGLTEPNAGSDAGGTQTTAEDKGDTWVINGNKCYITNASYADHLALTAITGRENGKKEISAIIAPTKAKGFTVIDNYEKMGLHSSNTTELVLEDVEVPKENLLGKRGEGFKQFLVTLDGGRIGIGAMAVGVAQAAFEKALQYSKERKQFGKTLSEFQVTQFKLADMAMKIELARNMVHKAAWLKDQGRPFSKEASMCKLYASEISMEVADEAIQIHGGYGYMKEYHVERYLRDAKLLEIGEGTSEVQRMVISRLIGVNN